The following proteins are encoded in a genomic region of Candida albicans SC5314 chromosome 4, complete sequence:
- a CDS encoding uncharacterized protein (Ortholog(s) have structural constituent of nuclear pore activity) — protein sequence MDVSYSFTPLTGYKDSLVNQNVKLPLNYPTIDNHNPKKSTTPNNEFHKKIATTGKIINLPKQSIVPAVSISVYNDMKTIVLTPMEFQSSSIGFQFQNLIIDLPHSTISTNCITFYYHQDHILIDLIDQNYLFITLKIAIDRFILGGQQLTLDNFEEWGYISVPYSFELRSSPFLLKCLDNLNLIVSLKDGGLLHFKRDEELGEINVFNFQEQGTLIPFLGFFGSGKQKDVVLDGVSSNSIVDALQIGGSGVVITLSVNKVLKLWNLDGHQNLSSLTIASDDNTWLPTIPSKYLKSYEQEDGKTIITLFINTKSGDSSKSMFVFKSFELESSNLHDLSDLSFQPELPNSLLFSSDVFYHESNFQNTIWFIQDYEVVGFGTSQLKYYILWKSNTSSILVEYTINPVNGAILSIEISHPNGFEIDENISAYHDAEYYMDRIFDSGNYDSLIVLTSIKILSQHWEIDNDMVVTSQSIRQLAIDTINSKAESGTIKNYWFKLQSLCEEFKNLSQETLSLSVFDNQVLTLNVNGHGIFRKSAFFESFANQKLNSADGKLMSIFNKFETFISRKSYHKLHEELLQLRKISANDITNLFTKHIEGKISTDEIQTILKDLEQIPGIVEIVKSLIGSSGFELIVDANSISSKELGAFHKISTVMIFKNIMETHKTLLLDLVVLFLTCETNDQIVEFVNQIRATLVQYDVMEVVFTTCLNKGEVETKNMGQVQNSIFWSSVVATHSQLKRLIESLQLNDGYEYFYNNVLPDDYLVDVVIELINNKEYFFLQKKFLTKLNQENKVEKLLVGLIYLFNNDVKFFYKIFNDYSNFQNFTENKIKNLNQDVNLQKFIEALLSNPSKSQYFHGLSKLVQSQIKTNDNKSQQEEHCFIEIASDFETLAIENESDITIREEFYLNLFELSLPVSNYDITTKCLKNLTLSTNFKNLMTKFITKIIFQSKLDIIFPPNNNDDDFYGQHFSLIDSIIVKVAQDSNLSQSLRVYQYLYSWRLFGCMVAVVNNNKTLELGDKRGAIEALYEFITRFRIENPTGDVERKVKLKILEIYMIILNLLKSFENNQDQWFLKTNSYKETTTTRRRSIVSLNDLKLEYLEWLKNLDEDVSMFT from the coding sequence ATGGATGTATCTTATTCATTTACACCTTTGACGGGATATAAAGATAGTTTGGTCAATCAAAATGTAAAATTACCTTTAAATTATCCAACCATCGACAATCACAACCCTAAGAAATCTACAACTCCCAACAATGAATTCCATAAGAAAATAGCTACTACAGGTAAGATCATCAATTTACCtaaacaatcaattgtCCCGGCAGTTTCAATCTCCGTTTACAATGATATGAAAACCATTGTTTTAACACCAATGGAATTTCAACTGAGTAGTATTGGtttccaatttcaaaatttgattatagATTTACCTCATTCAACCATTTCAACCAATTGTATTacattttattatcatcaagatcatattttgattgatttaattgatcaaaattatttgtttattacGTTAAAAATTGCCATTGATAGATTCATTTTAGGTGGTCAACAACTCACTTTAgataattttgaagaatGGGGGTATATTTCTGTTCCTTATTCATTTGAACTAAGATCTTCAccatttttgttgaaatgtttggataatttgaatttaattgtttctttGAAAGATGGAGGATTGCTACATTTCAAAAGAGATGAGGAATTGGGTGAAATTAATGTGTTTAATTTCCAAGAACAAGGTACATTAATACCATTTTTAGGTTTTTTCGGTAGTGGGAAACAGAAAGATGTTGTTTTAGATGGGGTTTCGtctaattcaattgttgatgcTTTACAGattggtggtagtggtgtGGTGATTACTTTATCTGTCAACAAAGTGTTGAAACTTTGGAATCTTGATGGTCACCAGAACTTGTCTTCATTGACAATTGCTTCAGATGACAATACATGGTTACCCACTATTCCTAGCAAGTATTTAAAATCTTATGAACAAGAAGATGGGAAAACTATTATAACATTGTTTATCAATACCAAATCAGGAGATTCATCAAAGAGTATGTTTGTattcaaatcatttgaattaGAAAGTTCAAATTTGCATGATTTGTCAGATCTTTCTTTCCAACCAGAACTCCCtaattcattattgttttccTCTGATGTGTTTTATCATGAATCCAATTTCCAAAACACTATTTGGTTTATTCAAGATTATGAAGTTGTAGGATTCGGAACATCTCAGCTCAAATACTATATTTTATGGAAATCCAATAcatcttcaattttggtGGAATATACTATAAACCCAGTTAATGGTgcaattttatcaattgaaatttccCATCCTAATGGGTTTGAAATTGACGAAAATATATCTGCTTATCATGACGCTGAATATTATATGGATAGAATATTTGATTCTGGGAATTACGACTCGTTAATTGTTTTGacatcaattaaaatattaaGTCAACATTGGGAAATAGATAATGACATGGTGGTGACATCTCAGTCAATTCGACAATTGGCTATAGAtacaatcaattcaaaagCAGAATCAGGTACcattaaaaattattggtTTAAATTGCAATCTTTATGTgaagaatttaaaaatttgagTCAAGAAACATTGTCATTGTCAGTTTTCGATAATCAAGTTTTAACTTTGAATGTTAATGGTCATGGTATATTCCGTAAATCTGCTTTTTTTGAATCTTTTGCTAATCAGAAATTGAATAGTGCTGATGGGAAATTAATGctgattttcaataaatttgaaactttTATATCACGTAAAAGTTATCATAAATTGCATGAAGAATTACTTCAATTGAGAAAAATTTCGGCAAATGACATAACAAATTTATTCACAAAACACATTGAAGGAAAAATATCTACTGATGAAATACAGACAATTCTAAAAGATTTAGAACAGATTCCTGGGATTGTTGAAATAGTGAAATCGTTAATTGGTAGCTCTGGGTTTGAATTAATCGTCGATGCAAATTCCATTTCAAGTAAAGAACTCGGTGCTTTTCACAAAATATCTACCGTGATGATATTCAAGAACATTATGGAGACACATAAAACATTGTTATTAGATTTGGTGGTGTTATTTCTTACATGTGAAACCAATGATCAAATAGTTGAATTTGTCAACCAAATTCGTGCAACTTTGGTACAATATGATGTCATGGAAGTAGTTTTCACCACATGTTTGAATAAGGGAGAAGTTGAAACTAAGAATATGGGCCAAGTGCaaaattctattttttggTCATCAGTTGTGGCTACTCATTCTCAATTAAAACGATTAATTGAGTCATTACAGCTAAATGATGGCtatgaatatttttataataatgTCTTACCTGATGACTATTTAGTTGATGTggttattgaattgatcaacaataaagagtacttttttttgcaaaaaaaatttttaaccAAGCTTAATCAAGAGAATAAGGTGGAGAAACTTTTGGTTGGTTTGATATATTTGTTCAATAATGATGTAAAGTTTTTTTACAAGATTTTCAATGATTATTctaatttccaaaattttactgaaaataaaattaaaaatttgaacCAAGATGTCAACTTGCAGAAATTTATAGAGGCATTGTTATCTAACCCTTCCAAATCTCAATATTTCCATggattatcaaaattggtTCAATCGCAAATCAAAACTAATGATAACAAATcacaacaagaagaacattgttttattgaaattgcatctgattttgaaactttagccattgaaaatgaatctGACATTACCATCAGAGaagaattttatttgaatttatttgaattatccTTACCAGTTTCAAATTATGATATTACCACCAAatgtttaaaaaatttaactCTTTCgactaatttcaaaaatttaatgacaaaatttattacgaaaataatttttcaactgaAATTAGATATCATATTCccaccaaataataatgatgatgatttttaTGGACaacatttttcattaattgattcaataattgttaAAGTTGCCCAAGATTCCAATTTATCACAATCTTTACGagtttatcaatatttgtaTTCATGGAGATTATTTGGTTGTATGGTGGCGGTggtcaacaacaataagaCGCTAGAATTGGGTGATAAAAGAGGTGCAATTGAAGCTTTATATGAATTCATTACTCGATTTAGAATAGAAAATCCTACTGGTGATGTGGAAAGGAAagtaaaattgaaaatccttgaaatttatatgataattttgaatttattaaaaagttttgaaaataatcaaGATCAATGGTTTTTAAAGACAAATAGCTATAAAgagacaacaacaacaagaagaagatcaATCGTATCTTTGaatgatttaaaattggaATACTTAGAatggttgaaaaatttagatGAAGATGTATCAATGTTTACATAG